In the genome of Triticum urartu cultivar G1812 chromosome 5, Tu2.1, whole genome shotgun sequence, one region contains:
- the LOC125556328 gene encoding protein RADIALIS-like 3: protein MSSGSSSSSRGGANVEWSKKDNKLFEDALAYYGEGTPDRWLKVSRAMGGTKTADEVRRHYEILDGDIKLIDSGRVPFPNYNTQGQGAWN from the coding sequence ATGTCTTCTGGGTCGAGTAGCTCATCCCGCGGCGGCGCCAACGTGGAGTGGAGCAAGAAGGATAACAAGCTGTTCGAGGATGCACTCGCCTACTATGGCGAGGGCACGCCCGACCGCTGGCTCAAGGTGTCCCGCGCCATGGGCGGGACCAAGACGGCCGACGAGGTGCGCCGCCACTACGAGATCCTCGACGGCGACATCAAGCTGATCgactccggcagggtccctttcCCCAACTACAACACCCAGGGCCAGGGGGCTTGGAACTGA